A genomic region of Papaver somniferum cultivar HN1 chromosome 7, ASM357369v1, whole genome shotgun sequence contains the following coding sequences:
- the LOC113298537 gene encoding elongation factor 1-alpha-like: MGKEKVHINIVVIGHVDSGKSTTTGHLIYKLGGIDKRVIERFEKEAAEMNKRSFKYAWVLDKLKAERERGITIDIALWKFETTKYYCTVIDAPGHRDFIKNMITGTSQADCAVLIIDSTTGGFEAGISKDGQTREHALLAFTLGVKQMICCCNKMDATTPKYSKARYDEIVKEVSSYLKKVGYNPDKIAFVPISGFEGDNMIERSTNLDWYKGPTLLEALDNISEPKRPSDKPLRLPLQDVYKIGGIGTVPVGRVETGFIKPGMVVTFGPTGLTTEVESVEMHHEALQEALPGDNVGFNVKNVAVKDLKRGFVASNSKDDPAREAANFTSQVIIMNHPGQIGNGYAPVLDCHTSHIAVKFAEILTKIDR; this comes from the exons ATGGGAAAGGAGAAGGTTCACATCAATATTGTTGTCATTGGACATGTTGACTCTGGGAAATCAACCACCACCGGTCACTTGATCTACAAGCTTGGAGGTATTGACAAGCGTGTGATTGAGAGGTTCGAGAAAGAGGCTGCTGAGATGAACAAGAGGTCATTCAAGTACGCATGGGTTCTTGACAAGCTTAAGGCTGAACGTGAGCGTGGTATTACTATTGATATTGCCTTGTGGAAGTTTGAGACCACCAAGTACTACTGCACAGTTATTGATGCTCCTGGACATCGTGATTTTATTAAGAACATGATTACTGGTACCTCTCAAGCCGATTGTGCTGTGCTCATTATTGACTCCACCACTGGAGGTTTCGAGGCTGGTATATCCAAGGATGGCCAGACTCGTGAGCACGCCCTTCTTGCTTTCACGCTTGGTGTCAAGCAGATGATCTGCTGCTGTAACAAG atGGATGCCACCACTCCCAAGTACTCGAAGGCTAGATACGATGAAATTGTGAAGGAGGTCTCATCTTACTTGAAGAAGGTTGGGTACAACCCAGACAAAATTGCCTTTGTTCCCATCTCCGGATTTGAGGGAGACAACATGATTGAGAGGTCCACCAACCTCGACTGGTACAAGGGACCAACTCTTCTTGAGGCTCTTGACAATATCTCTGAGCCAAAGAGGCCCTCAGACAAGCCCCTCCGACTCCCACTTCAGGATGTTTACAAGATTGGAGGTATTGGAACTGTGCCAGTGGGACGtgttgaaactggtttcatcaagcCTGGAATGGTTGTCACTTTTGGACCCACTGGGTTGACTACTGAAGTTGAGTCCGTGGAGATGCACCACGAGGCTCTCCAAGAAGCTCTTCCAGGTGACAATGTCGGGTTCAACGTTAAGAATGTTGCTGTTAAGGATCTCAAGCGTGGTTTCGTGGCTTCCAACTCCAAGGATGACCCTGCCAGGGAAGCAGCCAACTTCACCTCCCAGGTCATCATCATGAACCACCCCGGTCAAATTGGTAATGGTTATGCCCCAGTTCTTGACTGTCACACTTCTCACATTGCTGTTAAGTTTGCCGAAATCCTCACCAAGATCGATAGGTGA